The following proteins come from a genomic window of Platichthys flesus chromosome 1, fPlaFle2.1, whole genome shotgun sequence:
- the LOC133967890 gene encoding LOW QUALITY PROTEIN: E3 SUMO-protein ligase PIAS1-like (The sequence of the model RefSeq protein was modified relative to this genomic sequence to represent the inferred CDS: deleted 1 base in 1 codon) has translation MAESAELKQMVMSLRVSELQVLLGYAGRNKHGRKHELLTKALYLLKAGCSPAVHMKIKELYRRRFPAKMVSHSEMALPGPHHPATAGMVGGGGAALPAGLTQLAYEGHAGHGGAPSPAALLPLSLLGPGKHELTGLTHHLPASATLHPVHPDVKLQRLPFYDMLDELIKPTSLASDNSQRFQETCFAFALTPQQVQQISSSMDISGTKCDFSVQVQLRFCLSETSCPQEDHFPPNLCVKVNGKPCNLPGYLPPTKNGVEPKRPSRAINITSLVRLSTTVPNTIVVSWTAEIGRSYSMAVYLVKQQSSTALLQRLRAKGIRNPDHSRALIKEKLTADPDSEIATTSLRVSLLCPLGKMRLMIPCRALTCSHLQCFDATLYIQMNEKKPTWVCPVCDKKGPYEHLIIDGLFVEILNSCLDCDEIQFKEDGSWAPMRSKKEVQEVSSGSYNGVDGSCRTSSGSDQRSSSSSSHGDGGSNCKRVEVIDLTLDSSSDEEEQDSSSPPPPPPPAKRPCPSMSPTSPPISTKGVLNLHHQASPVSCTPTMPAMDTSYIPPVPPLIQDYRPYYHQPNDLSELNFFSFLQGDNHQHYNMVMAAAAAASASDDHDLLLNRFLPYSTTTSSSASQLFLDQSGASSAASLTAPTNGASSSGSSSSLVSSSSLRDTHSTHSSSHSGSHSSHTHPGAVAGRSSAEAAVAAIYGGIPDVISLD, from the exons ATGGCGGAGAGTGCGGAACTGAAG CAAATGGTGATGAGCCTGCGGGTGTCGGAGCTACAGGTGCTACTGGGCTATGCTGGGCGCAACAAGCACGGACGCAAACACGAGCTGCTGACCAAGGCGCTGTATCTTCTGAAGGCCGGCTGCAGCCCCGCCGTGCACATGAAGATCAAAGAGCTCTACAGACGGCGCTTTCCTGCCAAAATGGTGTCCCACTCAGAAATGGCCCTGCCTGGACCGCACCACCCTGCCACAGCTGGAATGGTTGGTGGAGGGGGTGCCGCGCTGCCCGCCGGCCTGACACAGCTGGCTTATGAGGGTCATGCCGGTCACGGTGGAGCCCCGTCACCCGCTGCCCTGCTGCCCCTCTCACTGCTCGGCCCAGGGAAACATGAGCTGACTGGACTGACGCATCATCTACCGGCCTCAGCCACACTGCACCCGGTCCATCCAGATGTCAAGCTCCAGAGGCTCCCCTTCTACGACATGCTGGACGAGCTCATCAAGCCCACGAGTCTAG cCTCAGACAACAGCCAGCGGTTTCAGGAGACGTGTTTCGCCTTCGCATTAACGCCACAGCAAGTCCAGCAGATCAGCAGCTCAAT GGACATCTCGGGGACCAAATGTGATTTCTCAGTTCAAGTTCAGTTGCGGTTTTGCCTGTCGGAGACGAGCTGTCCTCAGGAAGACCACTTTCCACCCAACCTCTGTGTGAAAGTCAACGGGAAGCCATGTAACCTGCCG GGTTATCTTCCTCCAACCAAAAACGGT GTCGAGCCCAAGCGGCCCAGCCGGGCCATCAACATTACCTCACTAGTCAGATTGTCCACCACTGTCCCAAATACCATCGTGGTTTCATGGACCGCGGAAATCGGAAGG AGTTACTCCATGGCAGTGTACCTGGTGAAGCAGCAGTCGTCCACAGCGTTGTTGCAGAGACTACGGGCGAAAGGCATCAGAAACCCAGACCACTCCAGAGCGCTCA TCAAAGAGAAGCTAACAGCCGACCCAGACAGTGAAATAGCCACGACCAGCCTTCGAGTGTCGCTGCTCTGCCCG CTGGGGAAGATGCGGCTGATGATTCCATGCCGGGCGCTGACATGCTCCCACCTGCAGTGCTTTGACGCCACGCTCTACATCCAGATGAACGAGAAGAAGCCCACCTGGGTTTGTCCTGTGTGCGACAAGAAGGGTCCATATGAACATCTCATCATCGACGG GCTTTTCGTGGAGATCCTCAACAGCTGCTTGGACTGTGATGAGATCCAGTTTAAAGAGGATGGCAGCTGGGCCCCCATGAGGTCAAAGAAGGAAGTGCAGGAGGTGTCGTCTGGTTCTTACAACGGGGTGGATG GTTCGTGCCGGACGtcctcgggttcagatcagcgGAGCTCCTCGTCGTCCAGCCACGGCGACGGCGGCAGCAACTGCAAGAGAGTGGAAGTGATCGATTTGACACTGGACAGCTCCTCAGATGAGGAAGAGCAGGATTCATCGTCGCCGCCACCTCCGCCCCCTCCGGCCAAAAGGCCGTGTCCCTCCATGTCTCCGACCTCGCCGCCCATCAGCACCAAAGG AGTGTTAAACCTGCACCACCAGGCCTCTCCTGTGAGCTGCACCCCCACTATGCCAGCGATGGACACGAGCTACATCCCCCCTGTTCCCCCACTTATCCAGGATTACAGACCCTACTACCACCAACCCAACGACCtctcag AGTTgaacttcttctcttttcttcaagGGGACAATCATCAG CATTACAACATGGTGATGGCAGCAGCGGCCGCCGCTTCGGCCTCAGACGACCACGACTTGCTTCTCAACCGCTTCCTGCCCTAcagcaccaccacctcctcctccgcctcccagCTGTTCCTCGACCAATCGGGAGCCTCGTCGGCCGCCTCGCTGACCGCGCCGACCAACGGGGCGAGCAGctcgggcagcagcagcagcctggtgTCGTCCAGCAGCCTCCGCGACACTCACTCCACGCACTCGTCTTCACACTCGGGCTCgcactcctcacacacacaccccggaGCGGTGGCCGGCCGGAGCAGCGCGGAAGCGGCAGTTGCAGCTATTTACGGCGGAATCCCCGACGTTATATCGTTGGACTGA